The nucleotide sequence GCGATGGTCCCCGCTGTCCCGCAACTGTTCTCGGACGTCTCGAAGTAGCCGCGCTGGTATGCGGCGACGACGCCGATGAGCAGCCAGACGAGAACGATGACGCCGAGAATTCCGCCACCTCGCATGATGGGCCTCCATTCCTCGTGCGCCACCGTGGCGCGTGATCTTGGATTTACCCCGGTGAAAAATCGGCTAAACGCCGCCGCGCCGCGCCCGGACGGGTGTCGGCACCGGGCTGCGTCGGCAGCGGGCGCGGGTACCGTGGGGCGCATGAGGTGGGCATGACCGAGTCACCCCGTCGCGACGGGCCGGAGCCGACGCAACCGCCGTCGCACCCCCATTCCGGCTACTCCGATCCCGCCTACGCGAGCCAGACCCCCTACGGGTCGGCCTACCAGCCGCCGCCGGCGCAGGACACCACGCGGCAGCTGCCGCCCTACGATCCGTACGCCTACCAGGCGCCTCCCACCGAGCAGTTCGGTGCGCCGCCCACCACTCCCGGCGAACCGGATCGGCCCGGCCCGGCCCTCTGGCTGTGGGCACTGGCTGCGCTGTCGGTGGTGATCGTGGTGGGCCTGGTGATCGCGCTCGTCGTCGTCAACGGCTCGCAGTCTCAGACCGTGGTCGCACCGCCCGACGCGCCGCCGGAGCCGTCGTTGGGCACCAGCACGCCGAGCACCACCCGCACGCCATCGACGACGTCGCCCATCCCGATTCCCGTGCCACCGCCGGCCACGACGCCCGCACCCGGAGAGACCGCGACACCCGGCCCGACCGAGACCGTCGTCTACGACGTGCAGGGCGACGGCCGCGCCATCAACATCACCTACATCGACAGCGGCGGGGTGTTCCAGACCGAGTTCAACGTCATGCTGCCGTGGAGCAAGGAAGTGCGACTCAGCGCGCCGGCCCGGCAATCGGCCAGCGTCAGCATCATCAACGTCGGCCGGGAGATCACCTGCGCGATCTCCGTCGACGGTGCGCAGGTCCAGCAGCGCACGGGGTCAGGGCTGACGATCTGCAGCCCGGTCTGACCCCACCGGCGCCGGGCCGGACTCGGCCGCGCGCCGTGGCGTGCGCACCAGCAGCATGGCCAGCAGCCCCAGCGCCAGCACGGTGATCAGCCCGCCCATGCCGGCGCGATCGGTGCCGAAGATGCCGATGAACGACGCGAACAGCCACGGCGCCAGCGGCGTGGCCGCCCGCCCGGTGGTCGTGTAGAGCCCGAAGGCGACGCCCTCCTTGCCCTCGGTGGTCAGCCGCAGCATCTGCGTACGCGCCGAGGACTGTGTGGGCCCGATGAACAGGCACAGCAGCAGGCCGCAGGTCCAGAACGCCAGCGGCCCGTCGAGCGTCAGCAGCGTGCCGGCCACGATCAGCATGGCCGTCAGCGAGCCGACGATCACCGGCTTGGAGCCGACGCGGTCGTCGAGCATGCCGCCGAGCACCGCGCCGACGGCCGCCACGACGCACGCGCACACGCCGAACAGCAGCACGTCGGCCTGCGAGACTCCGTAGACCGTGACGCCGAGCACCGCGCCGAAGGTGAAGACGCCCGTCAGGCCGTCCCGGAAGATCGCGCTCGCCGCGAGGTAGTAGACGATGTTGTGGTCGCGGCGCCACTGATCGGTCAGTTCGCCCCACAGCCTGCGGTAGGCCTCCAGCACGCCGACCCTCGCGACGGATTCCTCCGCCGAGACCGCACGTCGGCCCAGCAGCAGCGGCAGGGCGAACAGGACGAACCACGCGGCGGTGACGAGCATCGCCGCGCGCACCGGCCACCCGTCGGCTGCGGGGACGCCCAGCAGTCCGCGGGTGTCGCCGTCTCCGGCGATGAGCCCGAGGTAGACGAACAGGAGCAACGCGACACTGCCGAAATAGCCTGCCGCAGCGCCGAATCCGGAGATCCGGCCGGACGTCTCCGGCGTCGACAGCTCGCGCAGCATCGCGTTGTACGGCACGGTCGCGAGGTCGCTGCACGCCGCCGTGCACGCCAGCAGCGCCAGCCCGGGCAGCAGGTAGTCCGGGTCGTCGCGGATGAGGCTCATCGCCGCGGTCAGCAGTACCGCGACGCCCGTCAGCGTCGTCAGCACCAGGCGTCGGCGGTGCGCGCCGTCGACCCACACGCCGGTGGCCGGCGCGAGCAGCGCCACCACCACGCCCGACAGCGTCAGCGCCCGGCCGAGCCACTCCGCCGGCGTCGTCGCCCCGGACAGACCGGCGCCCACCTGCCCGGTGAGGTACACCGAGAACACGAAGGTGACGACGATGGCGTTGACTCCGGTGGCGCCGCAATCCCACAGCGCCCAGGCGGCGACTCGGGACCGCCCGGGGATCGGCGCGACCGCGCCGGGGCTGCTCATGGCCCCAACTCTATGGGCCCGAGCCACTGCTCCACCGCACGCCGCCGGTCCCTACGATTGGCGCCATGCCAGTACCCGCACCCCATCCCGACGCCCGCGCGGTGGTCACCGGCGCCTCGCAGAACATCGGCGAGGCCTTGGCCACCGAACTCGCCGCCCGCGGACATCACCTCATCGTGACGGCTCGTCGCGAGGAGGTGCTGAGTGCACTGGCGACGCGGCTGTCCGAGCGCTACGGCGTCACGGTCGAGGTCCGTGCCGTCGACCTCACCGATCCCGCCGCGCGGGAGATCTTCTGCGAGGAGCTGGCGCAGCGCGAGGTCTCCATCCTCTGCGCCAACGCCGGCACCGCCACCTTCGGTCCGGTCGCCAACCTGGATCCCAAGGGCGAGCGGGATCAGGTGCAGCTCAACGTGCAGGGCGTGCACGACCTCGTCCTGGCGGTGCTGCCGGGCATGGTCCGCCGCCGCGCCGGCGGCATCCTCATCTCGGGTTCGGCGGCCGGCAACTCCCCCATCCCGAACAACGCCACTTACGCCGCGTCCAAGGCGTTCGCCAACACCTTCAGCGAGTCGCTGCGCGGAGAGGTGAAGAGCCACGGCATCCACGTCACGCTGCTGGCCCCCGGTCCGGTACGCACCGAGCTGCCCGATCCCGACGACCAGTCGCTCGTCGAGAAGCTCATCCCGGACTTCCTGTGGATCTCCACCGAGCACACCGCGAAGCTCTCGCTCGACGGACTCGAGCGCAACAAGATGCGCGTCGTGCCGGGCGTGACGTCGAAGGCGATGTCGGTCGCCAGCGGCTACACCCCGCGCGCGATCGTCACCCCGATCGTCGGCGCCGTCTACAAGAAGCTCGGCGGCGACTAACCCTCGGCGGAAGAAGTGGTCAGCGGCGGCGGCGCCGGCGGGCGGTCCCGAAGATGCTGCGGGTGATCTCGCGGCCGATCACCGTGCCCGCCGACCGCATGGCGCTCTGGAACGCCGGGCTGTCGACGACCTTCTCGAACATGCTGGGACCGGTCGGCTCGCCGCCCCAGGTCGGCTCCGCACCCCAGGGATCCGGCGGCACGTACACCGGCGGCGGCAGGTCACCGGCAGGCGGTGCGACCGGCGGCGGCGTGGGCTCGGGCTCGGCGACGCGTGCGGTGAGCCGCTCGTAGGCGGACTCCCGGTCGACGGTCTGGCCGTATTCCGCCTGCAGCGGTGACGCCGCGGCCGCCGCGCGGATGGCGTCGGGCCCGATGGTGTCCATCAGCGACCGGGGCGCACGCATCCGGGTCCAGGCGACCGGCGTCGGCGCGCCGCGTTCGGAGAGCACCGTGACGATGGCCTCGCCGATGCCGAGCGACGTCAGCGCCTCCTCGAGGTCGTAGACGGCGGTCTTCGGGTAGGTCCGGACCGTCTTCGTCAGCGCCTTCTGGTCGTCGGGGGTGAAGGCCCGCAGCGCGTGCTGGATGCGGGCGCCGAGCTGACTCAGGACGCCGTTGGGCACGTCGGTCGGCAGCTGCGTGCAGAAGAACACGCCGACGCCCTTGGAGCGGATCAGCTTGACGGTCTGCTCGACCTGGGCGAGGAAGGCCTTCGAGGCGTCGTCGAACAGCAGGTGCGCCTCGTCGAAGAAGAACACCAGGTTCGGCTTCTCGACGTCGCCGACCTCGGGCAGCGTCGTGAACAGATCGGCGAGCACCCACATCAGGAACGTCGAGAACAGGACCGGGCGGGCGGCCTGATCGCCGAGTTCGAGCAGCGTGATGATGCCACGGCCCTGCGCGTCGCACCGGATGAGGTCCTTCGGTTCCAGCTCGGGCTCACCGAAGAAGGTGTCGCCGCCCTCGGCCTCCAGGTTGACCAGGGCGCGCAGGATGACGCCCGCGGTGGCGGTCGACACGGCGCCGAGTTCCTTGCGCGCGGGCTTGCCCTCGTCACTGGTGAGGAAGCCGATCACCGCCCGCAGGTCCTTGAGGTCGAGCAGGGCGAGGCCCTGCTGATCGGCCCAGTGGAAGATCAGCC is from Mycolicibacterium grossiae and encodes:
- the cmrA gene encoding mycolate reductase (Catalyzes the final step in mycolic acid biosynthesis.) → MPVPAPHPDARAVVTGASQNIGEALATELAARGHHLIVTARREEVLSALATRLSERYGVTVEVRAVDLTDPAAREIFCEELAQREVSILCANAGTATFGPVANLDPKGERDQVQLNVQGVHDLVLAVLPGMVRRRAGGILISGSAAGNSPIPNNATYAASKAFANTFSESLRGEVKSHGIHVTLLAPGPVRTELPDPDDQSLVEKLIPDFLWISTEHTAKLSLDGLERNKMRVVPGVTSKAMSVASGYTPRAIVTPIVGAVYKKLGGD
- a CDS encoding MFS transporter, whose amino-acid sequence is MSSPGAVAPIPGRSRVAAWALWDCGATGVNAIVVTFVFSVYLTGQVGAGLSGATTPAEWLGRALTLSGVVVALLAPATGVWVDGAHRRRLVLTTLTGVAVLLTAAMSLIRDDPDYLLPGLALLACTAACSDLATVPYNAMLRELSTPETSGRISGFGAAAGYFGSVALLLFVYLGLIAGDGDTRGLLGVPAADGWPVRAAMLVTAAWFVLFALPLLLGRRAVSAEESVARVGVLEAYRRLWGELTDQWRRDHNIVYYLAASAIFRDGLTGVFTFGAVLGVTVYGVSQADVLLFGVCACVVAAVGAVLGGMLDDRVGSKPVIVGSLTAMLIVAGTLLTLDGPLAFWTCGLLLCLFIGPTQSSARTQMLRLTTEGKEGVAFGLYTTTGRAATPLAPWLFASFIGIFGTDRAGMGGLITVLALGLLAMLLVRTPRRAAESGPAPVGSDRAADRQP
- a CDS encoding MmpS family transport accessory protein; translation: MTESPRRDGPEPTQPPSHPHSGYSDPAYASQTPYGSAYQPPPAQDTTRQLPPYDPYAYQAPPTEQFGAPPTTPGEPDRPGPALWLWALAALSVVIVVGLVIALVVVNGSQSQTVVAPPDAPPEPSLGTSTPSTTRTPSTTSPIPIPVPPPATTPAPGETATPGPTETVVYDVQGDGRAINITYIDSGGVFQTEFNVMLPWSKEVRLSAPARQSASVSIINVGREITCAISVDGAQVQQRTGSGLTICSPV
- a CDS encoding helicase HerA-like domain-containing protein, with protein sequence MTADPAATSAQQIAAGYAAEGPALELGTVVVGGTVDPTARVRIPLATVNRHGLVAGATGTGKTKSLQVLAEQLSAAGVPVLMADVKGDLSGLSRPGETSDRTTARAADTGDQWTATAYPVEFLSLGTGGLGVPVRATVTSFGPILLSKVLGLNATQESTLGLIFHWADQQGLALLDLKDLRAVIGFLTSDEGKPARKELGAVSTATAGVILRALVNLEAEGGDTFFGEPELEPKDLIRCDAQGRGIITLLELGDQAARPVLFSTFLMWVLADLFTTLPEVGDVEKPNLVFFFDEAHLLFDDASKAFLAQVEQTVKLIRSKGVGVFFCTQLPTDVPNGVLSQLGARIQHALRAFTPDDQKALTKTVRTYPKTAVYDLEEALTSLGIGEAIVTVLSERGAPTPVAWTRMRAPRSLMDTIGPDAIRAAAAASPLQAEYGQTVDRESAYERLTARVAEPEPTPPPVAPPAGDLPPPVYVPPDPWGAEPTWGGEPTGPSMFEKVVDSPAFQSAMRSAGTVIGREITRSIFGTARRRRRR